The region GCCCCTTTATATGGTGCTGCCCCTTTATATGGTGCTGCTCCTTTATATGGTGCTGCCCCTTTATATGGTGCTGCCCCTTTATATGGTGCTGCCCCTTTATATGGTGCTCCCACGTTTTTAATTGTCAAGATTTTTCATGTTGCCAATGTTTTTTCAGATACATGTTTTTTTCCTTTCATAGGTATGACATCACATTGGGCCCCATGGAAAGACATCACATTGGGCCCCGTGGAAAGACATCACATTGGGCCCCGTGGAAAGACATCACATTGGGCCCCATGGAAAGACATCACATTGGGCCCCATGGAAAGACATCACATTGGGCCCCATGGAAAGACATCACATTGGGCCCCATGGAAAGACATCACATTGGGCCCCATGGAAAGACATCACATTGGGCCCCATGGAAACACATCACATTGGGCCCCATGGAAAGACATCACATTGGGCCCCGTGGAAAGACATCACATTTTTTCATCACATTGGGCCCATGTTTTTTCATGGAAAGACATCACATTGGGCCCCATGGAAAGACATCACATTGGGCCCCATGGAAAGACATCACATTGGGCCCCATGGAAAGACATCACATTGGGCCCCATGGAAAGACATCACATTGGGCCCCATGGAAACACATCACATTGGGCCCCATGGAAAGACATCACATTGGGCCCCGTGGAAAGACATCACATTGGGCCCCGTGGAAAGACATCACATTGGGCCCCGTGGAAAGACATCACATTGGGCCCCGTGGAAAGACATCACATTGGGCCCCGTGGAAACACATCACATTGGGCCCCGTGGAAAGACATCACATTGGGCCCCATGGAAAGATATCACATTGGGCCCCATGGAAAGACATCACATTGGGCCCCATGGAAAGATATCACATTGGGCCCCATGGAAAGACATCACATTGGGCCCCATGGAAAGATCACATTGGGCCCCATGGAAAGACATCACATTGGGCCCCATGGAAAGACATCACATTGGGCCCCATGGAAAGATATCACATTGGGCCCCATGGAAAGATATCACATTGGGCCCCATGGAAAGATATCACATTGGGCCCCATGGAAAGACATCACATTGGGCCCCATGGAAAGACATCACATTGGGCCCCATGGAAAGATATCACATTGGGCCCCATGGAAAGACATCACATTGGGCCCCATGGAAAGACATCACATTGGGCCCCATGGAAAGACATCACATTGGGCCCCATGGAAAGACATCACATTGGGCCCCATGGAAAGACATCACATTGGGCCCCATGGATTGACATCACATTGGGCCCCATGGAAAGATATCACATTGGGCCCCATGGAAAGACATCACATTGGGCCCCATGGAAAGATATCACATTGGGCCCCATGGAAAGATATCACATTGGGCCCCATGGAAAGATATCACATTGGGCCCCATGGAAAGACATCACATTGGGCCCCATGGAAAGACATCACATTGGGCCCCATGGAAAGACATCACATTGGGCCCCATGGAAAGATAACCCATTCAATAACTCTCTACCTGTACCCACACACCTCCAGAACCCAGTCGACCCATTCAATAACTCTACCTGTACCCACACGCCTCCAGAACCCAGTCGACCCATTCAATAACTctggggctggttcaggggggtggggagacagggctggttcagggggggtgggctggttcagggggagacagggctggttcagggggtggggagacagggctggttcagggggagacagggctggttcaggggggtggggagacagggctggttcaggggggtggggagacagggatggggagacagggctggttcaggggggtggggagacagggatggggagacagggctggtgaGCCTGAAGCTGCTGGGCTTGGCACCATACAGAAACAACTGATTTATTATGAATAGCTTGGTAATAGTTAGCCTGCATTGATTAAATGTCGGCTTAAAGAGAAGTGAAATGTAAACACAGAATTTTCTATTGAGATATTAAGTAACTAATGTTAGGGGAGCAAAATTAGCCTATTTCACTACGGACGAAGCTGACAGGTTAATTTACACCACTCACGGACTACACCCTCCTTCCTTTGTGAaacattttctttattttctttcatTTAGTTTTTGGAAGCCAGATTTTTCTTCAGGAAGTTGAGACATGATGCTCACACCGGCACTCCTCACACACaattcattttatctataattgTAAATAAAATATTATATTCATGATGATAGgttaataatttatttatttatttatttttacctaaTGTTCTAATAATTTTTTAGGGCCCCTGTCAGTCACAGGCCCTTCGAATGGGCCAACAccccagtaaaaaaaaaaattgaccaCTGAACTTCGAGTTCTAGTATTTCTGGTTTCGCGcgtcctttctgtctctcttgcgCCTCCGTAGTTATGGTTCGTTCAGTTTTCCGGAccgtgtgttgtttagttaacgttagctagcctacCTCATAACGCCAAACGAATTGTAATGGTAACGTGTAAGAGGTGATTTTAAACAACGTTTTAAACATGTCAGAGAAAGGTGAAGTGGATTTAACTGGTGCTAAACAGAACACGGGCGTGTGGCTGGTAAAGGTACGTTGGAAATGTAGGGTATAAACAGTAGCTAGCGTCTAACACTAGTAGTTAGCTAGCGTCTAACACTAGTAGTTAGCTAGCGGCTAACACTAGTAGCTAGCTAGCGGCTAAAACTAGTAGCTAGCTAGCGGCTAACACTAGTAGCTAGCTAGCGGCTAACACTAGTAGCTAGCTAGCGGCTAACACTAGTAGCTAGCTAGTGGCAGCGCGGATGGATGAGGACGAGACTAGCAATGTATTgaagtagactacagtaactatCATTATCATCACACTGcacacgttagctagctaactaacaaccAGTGTCTTTGCCCACAGGTGCCCAAATACCTGTCCCAGCAATGGGCCAAAGCATCAggcaggggagaggtggggaaacTCCGGATCGGGAAGTATGTAGAATTGTCTCGTGTGTTACTGTTTGTTGGTAATCACCATCGTTGTTTACTTTCACTGATGGCTAAAGAGAAGTAGCTAGCTAAGGGGATTTAGCTAATCAgttgttttcttcttcttttgcGTTAGGAACCAAGGGAAGGCAGAGGTAATGCTACTGACTATGGTTAAAGACACAGATAAACTGCATTCCAATGGACTATTGATCCCAACTCAGCCAGCAGTTGTCCTGGTCCTAAACTGACATAACTTACACGTGTTGTGCACCAGGTGGAATTCACTCTGAACGAAGACCTGACCATGATTGACAGCCTCGGGGACAAGCCATCGGGAGTGCAGGCCCCCAGGGACCACCCGTTCACCATGCAGACTGTAGGAGGACAGACCCTGGCCGTGTTCACTGAGACCCAGTCAGGTAAGGAACAGTTACCTCCAGCTGTaaacatgatgatgatgaagaaatGTTGCTCTATTTTGGTGCACCCAGGAGCTGTGCTAAACGGCGCCGCGCTACCTAAGTGTGCGGGGGTAAGGTGCTGTTTGAGTAACCATGAAACCTGGAGGCCATGTTGTTTGAGTCATAACCTCTATTTGAATGTGTCGTCAGATAATATTGACTGTCAAAATGCCTTGTGTTTTCCCGACTGCAAATGAGCATGGTTTGTGATCATAGCTGATCTTTCATCCATTAGAGTCATCTAAGGGTAAGTAGTactgcatgtctgtgtgtatcaCTCCGCCTCAGGGTAAGTAGTACTGTGTGTGTCCGTCCGCCTCAGGGTGAGTAGTACTGTGTATCCCTCCGCCTCAAAGGTGTGtccctttgcctctctctccttctccatctctctctctctgccccttcccgtctctctctctgctccttcccgtctctctctgccccttccccttcccgtctctctccatctctctctgccccttcccgtctctctctgccccttcccgtctctctccatctctctgccccttcccatctctctgccccttcccatctctctgccccttcccgtctctctgccccttcccgtctctctccatctctctgccccttcccgtctctctccatctctctgccccttcccgtctctctccatctctctgccccttcccgtctctctccatctctctgccccttcccgtctctctccatctctctgccccttcccgtctctctccatctctctgccccttcccgtctctctccatctctctgccccttccccctctctccatctctctgccccttcccgtctctctccatctctgccccttcccgtctctcctctctgccccttcccgtctctctgccccttcccgtctctctccatctctctgccccttccccgtctctctccgtctctctgccccttcccgtctctctcctctctctgccccttcccgtctctctccatctctctgccccttcccgtctctctccatctctctgccccttcccgtctctctccatctctctgccccttcccgtctctctctgccccttcccgtctctctccatctctctgccccttcccgtctctctccatctctctgccccttcccgtctctctccatctctctgccccttcccgtctctgtctgccccttcccgtctctgtctgccccttcccgtctctctccatctctctgcccctttccgtctctttccatctctctgccccttcccgtctctttccatctctctgccccttcccgtctctctctgccccttcccgtctctctctgccccttcccgtctctctctgccccttcccgtctctctccatctctctgccccttcccgtctctctctgccccttcccgtctctctctgccccttcccgtctctctccatctctctgtgtttgttgtgggCTGCATGTTGCCACAGCAGAACAGATGGAGGCCCTCTGCTTGTCTCAGTTACTCCGCTGGCTGTCTCTCAGATCGGATCAGAACCGCTGTGAACCAATCAGCTCCGTAGTTTGGATGTGATCTGCTACTGGAATGATATCTGGAGCTTGTTAATAACATAAACAAACCAATCAATATGATGGTATTGATCTGGTGTGGGGTGCTTGGTTTGACGTCATGATTTGTGCAATGATCTTTATGCCTCTTCTAATGTGcacgtcctcctctccctcccttgagggtgagtgtgtcagtgtgaagCTCATGGTTTATCCTTGTGTGTCAGCGTGAAGCTCATGGTTTATCCTTGTGTGTGAGTTGTAGACCGTATATAAAGTTCTGTTTTGAGACACTTCCTGGTTTGAGTGTGAAGTCCGGCAAGGCCTTGAAGACCAACCGTCGTTGCCGCGCAGTTCATCTCCATGGTTACTGCCTCTTCGCCAGAAGGCAGCTATTCTAAACCCTGGTGTTATTTCTTATTggaccaccctctcctccctttcccctccctccctccctgtaggccaGTCAGAAGAGAGATCTGATGGCAGCACCTCAGTTTCGGGGGCGGGGTCAGGCCCAGGTGAGTCCCCTCAGTCTCTTCCCAGCTGAGAGGTGTGGAGCCTGGGCATGAGGCTGGAGGTTGGGCCTCTGTCTGGTGGAGGTTGGGCCTCTGTCTGGTGGAGGTTGGGCCTCTGTCTGGTGGAGGTTGGGCCTCTGTCTGGTGGAGGTTGGGCCTCTGTCTGGTGGAGGTTGGTGAGGTGTAGAGCCTGGGCAGGAAGCTGGAGGTGAGGCCTGTCTGGTGGAGAATGTTGTTCTCCTGTTAGACGACTCTAGTGATCAGTTGGTCTCTCTTTTCTTGTTAGACGACCCTAATGATCAGTTGgtctcccttctcctgttagaCGACCCTAGTGATCAGTTGGTCTCCTCCTGTTAAGACGACCCTAGTGATCAGTTAGACGACCCTAGTGATCAGttggtctctcttctcctgttaGACGACCCTAGTGATCAGTTGGTCTCTGTTCTCCTGTTAGACGACCCTAGTGATCAGTTAGACGACCCTAGTGATCAGttggtctctcttctcctgttaGACGACCCTAGTGATCAGttggtctctcttctcctgttaGATGACCCTAGTGATCAGttggtctctcttctcctgttaGACGACCCTAGTGATCAGTTGGTCTCTGTTCTCCTGTTAGACGACCCTAGTGATCAGTTGGTCTCTTTTCCTGTTAGACGACCCTAGTGATCAGTTGGTCTCTCTTCTCCTGGTAGACGACCCTAGTGATCAGTTAGACGACCCTAGTGATCAGTTGGTCTCTCTTTTCCTGTTAGACGACCCTAGTGATCAGTTGGTCTCTTTTCTCCTGGTAGACGACCCTAGTGATCAGTTGGTCTCTTTTCTCCTGGTAGACGACCCTAGTGATCAGttggtctctcttctcctgttaGACGACCCTCGTGATCAGttggtctctcttctcctgttaGATGACCCGAGTGATCAGttggtctctcttctcctgttaGACGACCCTAGTGATCAGTTGGTCTCCTGTTAGACGACCCTAGTGATCAGttggtctctcttctcctgttaAGACGACCCTAGTGATCAGttggtctctcttctcctgttaGGCGACCCTAGTGATCTGTTAGACGACCCTAGTGATCAGTTAGACGACCCTAGTGATCAGTTGGTTTCTCTTCTCCTGTTAGACGTCCCTAGTGATCAGTTGGTCTCTCTTCTCCCGTTAAGACGACCCTAGTGATCAGTTGGTCTCACTTCTCCTGTTAAGACGACCCTAGTGATCAGttggtctctcttctcctgttaGGCGACTCTAGTGATCTGTTAGACGACCCTAGTGATCAGTTGGTCTCTCTTCTGTTAGATGACACTGGTGATCAGttggtctctcttctcctgttaGACGACCCTAGTGATCAGttggtctctcttctcctgttaGACGACCCTAGTGATCAGTTGGTCTCTTCTCCTGTTAGACGACCCTGGTGATCAGTTGGTCTCTCTTCCCCTGTTAAGACGACCCCAGTGATCAGttggtctctcttctcctgttaGACGACCCTAGTGATCagttggtctctcctctcctgttaagACGACCCTAGTGATCAGttggtctctcttctcctgttaGACGACCCTAGTGATCAGttggtctctcttctcctgttaGACGACCCTAGTGATCAGTTGGTCTCTCTTCTCCTGGCTGTGTGGCGTCGTACTGTCGATGTCTCACTGAGGAATATCACATTAAAACAGATGAAATGATGTTGCCACGTGAGAGAGTGagtcaacacacacagagacgtccCCGGTTCTCCTTTCTAACAGAGAGGATCTCCCTGGAGGGCCTGGTGGTGCAGAGAGCAGAGTGTCGACCCGCTGTCAGCGAGAACTACATGAAACTCAAGAGGTatgtacctacacacacacacactctgtctctggtctctcactgtctctggtctctcactgtctctggtctctcactgtctctggtctctcagtctctctctctgtctctcactgtctctgtctctctctgtctctggtctctcactctctctgtctctcaccctctctctcactgctatCTCGTGTCTCCAGACTGCAGATAGAAGAGTTATCCAAGCCAGTGAGATTGTCTCAGCAACTAGAGAAGGCTGTTACCACCAACTACAAACCAGTGGCCAACCATTCCTACAACGTAAGGAGCCTCGGCTGCCTGCACGACGAGTGGTTGTTTGTCTGTTACGACGATGAGCTGGactaatacagtgtgtgtgtgtgtccgtccagcTGGAGTACGACaggaagaagaaggaggaagGGAAAAGAGCCAGGGTCGACAAACAGCAGGTGTTGGACATGTTGTTCTCAGCTTTTGAGAAGCATCAATATTACAACATCAAGGACCTGGTCGACATCAC is a window of Oncorhynchus masou masou isolate Uvic2021 chromosome 7, UVic_Omas_1.1, whole genome shotgun sequence DNA encoding:
- the LOC135543115 gene encoding general transcription factor IIF subunit 2-like isoform X1 codes for the protein MSEKGEVDLTGAKQNTGVWLVKVPKYLSQQWAKASGRGEVGKLRIGKNQGKAEVEFTLNEDLTMIDSLGDKPSGVQAPRDHPFTMQTVGGQTLAVFTETQSESSKGQSEERSDGSTSVSGAGSGPERISLEGLVVQRAECRPAVSENYMKLKRLQIEELSKPVRLSQQLEKAVTTNYKPVANHSYNLEYDRKKKEEGKRARVDKQQVLDMLFSAFEKHQYYNIKDLVDITKQPVSYLKEILRDIGIYNVKGTHKNTWELKPEYRHYQGGEEEEKETND
- the LOC135543115 gene encoding general transcription factor IIF subunit 2-like isoform X2, translated to MSEKGEVDLTGAKQNTGVWLVKVPKYLSQQWAKASGRGEVGKLRIGKNQGKAEVEFTLNEDLTMIDSLGDKPSGVQAPRDHPFTMQTVGGQTLAVFTETQSESSKERISLEGLVVQRAECRPAVSENYMKLKRLQIEELSKPVRLSQQLEKAVTTNYKPVANHSYNLEYDRKKKEEGKRARVDKQQVLDMLFSAFEKHQYYNIKDLVDITKQPVSYLKEILRDIGIYNVKGTHKNTWELKPEYRHYQGGEEEEKETND